A window of Romeriopsis navalis LEGE 11480 contains these coding sequences:
- a CDS encoding terpene synthase family protein, which translates to DLTVRTRHYAPAASWMQRFIISVQQYFEACRQEACNRQQAIPPNPDEFISLRQHAGAQTIVIALLEMMEGFVLPDAVLQHPRIEALSEITMNLMGWGNDVLSVDKELRAGDFHNLMLIFKHGYCLNHEDAYTWAIETHNLEMRRFLLFETNLPDFGADTNRDVQRFIRGLRALIRGSVDWTLIDAPVRYAEVNPQPSTLAAQDSLVHHAATGVALSAG; encoded by the coding sequence AAGATTTGACGGTTCGGACGCGGCATTATGCACCGGCGGCCAGTTGGATGCAGCGATTTATTATTAGCGTTCAACAATATTTTGAGGCTTGCCGCCAAGAGGCTTGTAATCGACAGCAAGCGATTCCTCCGAACCCGGATGAATTTATTTCACTCCGCCAACATGCTGGAGCACAAACGATCGTCATTGCTTTGCTTGAGATGATGGAAGGCTTTGTGCTCCCTGATGCAGTTTTGCAGCATCCCCGGATTGAGGCACTGTCGGAAATCACGATGAACTTGATGGGCTGGGGCAACGATGTTTTGTCCGTGGATAAAGAGTTGCGGGCGGGTGATTTTCATAACCTGATGCTGATTTTTAAGCATGGTTATTGTCTGAATCATGAAGACGCTTATACTTGGGCAATCGAAACGCATAATCTTGAGATGCGTCGCTTCCTCTTGTTTGAAACGAATTTGCCAGACTTTGGTGCCGATACGAATCGTGACGTGCAGCGATTTATTCGAGGACTGCGGGCGTTGATTCGGGGGTCGGTCGATTGGACGTTGATTGATGCGCCGGTGCGGTATGCCGAAGTCAATCCACAACCATCGACATTGGCCGCGCAAGATAGCTTAGTTCACCATGCAGCGACTGGAGTGGCCTTGAGTGCAGGTTGA
- a CDS encoding sensor histidine kinase — protein sequence MQVDNQLPDIELLLGEIQTLRQQLDHTRAELQLVRSLMDSELTGIDLQSLVTLVHNSPHMISLADLNGNMLYLNPAGKSLVGLPADAALPTLISDFIYPDDIEQLSLILSTLVEQGTLNGEVRMRNFQVPAEPILVAFAAFCVHHPQTNEVIGLGSINRDIRQQRQTEEDIKLALREKDMLMQELHHRVTNNFQFVSSLLNFRIRQTGDGAVVEALQESRQQIRAIAMIHQMLYQADGVKLVRFDTYFAHLNRLWSEVYRAKATITYQVAPDISLDLSQAVPCALIINELVNNAVKYAFADDVLGVIHIDIQLSEYDYVKIRVQDNGQGLPEGYYTQGKGSLGLYLVNELVLQLQGDLEYQLEAGSLFKIQFPRVVRGETAV from the coding sequence GTGCAGGTTGATAATCAGCTTCCCGATATTGAATTGCTACTTGGGGAAATTCAAACGTTACGTCAGCAGCTTGATCATACGCGGGCGGAGTTGCAGCTGGTCCGCTCCTTGATGGACTCGGAGTTGACGGGGATTGATTTACAGTCGTTGGTCACTTTGGTCCATAACAGCCCTCATATGATTTCCTTGGCGGATTTGAATGGCAATATGCTGTATCTCAATCCGGCGGGGAAGTCTTTAGTGGGATTGCCAGCGGACGCGGCGCTGCCCACCTTGATTAGTGATTTTATTTACCCGGACGATATTGAACAGTTGTCCCTGATTTTGTCAACCTTGGTGGAACAGGGGACATTGAATGGTGAAGTGCGAATGCGAAACTTTCAGGTTCCCGCCGAACCAATTTTAGTGGCGTTCGCGGCTTTCTGTGTACATCATCCCCAGACGAATGAAGTGATTGGTCTGGGGTCGATTAACCGCGATATTCGGCAGCAAAGACAAACAGAGGAGGATATTAAGCTGGCGTTGCGGGAGAAAGATATGCTGATGCAAGAGCTGCATCATCGTGTCACCAACAATTTTCAATTCGTCAGTAGTTTGCTGAATTTTCGAATTCGTCAGACGGGTGACGGGGCTGTGGTCGAAGCGTTACAGGAGAGTCGTCAGCAGATTCGCGCGATCGCGATGATTCACCAAATGCTGTACCAAGCCGATGGGGTGAAGCTCGTCCGGTTTGATACGTATTTTGCGCATTTGAACCGGCTTTGGTCGGAGGTCTACCGTGCCAAAGCCACAATCACCTATCAGGTGGCCCCGGATATTAGTCTCGATTTATCCCAGGCGGTGCCTTGTGCCTTGATTATTAACGAATTGGTGAATAATGCCGTTAAATATGCCTTTGCGGATGATGTCCTCGGCGTGATTCACATTGACATTCAACTGTCGGAATACGATTACGTCAAGATTCGGGTCCAAGATAATGGTCAAGGGTTGCCCGAGGGCTATTACACCCAGGGTAAGGGGTCACTGGGACTATATTTAGTGAATGAATTGGTGCTGCAGTTGCAGGGTGATTTGGAGTATCAGCTAGAGGCTGGTTCGTTATTTAAGATTCAGTTTCCGCGAGTCGTCCGTGGTGAAACTGCGGTTTAA